The window GGCCCGGACCATCGTCAAGCCCTACCTGGCCCAGGGCAGCAACCTTGCGGTGATAATCCTGGATCAGGACTGGGAACGCATGCTTCAGGAAAACCTGCGCAAGACCGAACAGGGAGCCTATCTGAACATTGATCCGGGCCACGGGCAGCGGCTGATCCAGGGACTGCAGTCGGCCATGGAGCAGGCCATGGTTTCCGAAGGACAGCCAGTGGTGCTGACCACACCCAGTCTGCGCTCCCACCTGGCCCAGCTCATTACCCGCTTCATCCCCACACTGCCCATCATTTCCCAGGCCGAGATTCCCGCTGGGATCAACCTGCAGTCCGCGGCAACCGTGAGGATGGCTCATGCGGGTTAAGACGTTCCGCGGCCCGGATACCCGAACCGTGCTGAAGCAGATCCGCGCCGAGCTCGGACCGGACGCGGTCATTCTCAGCACCCAGACCACCAGGGATGGCGGGAAGCCCAGCTGCGAAATCATGGCCGCCTTGGAACCAACGGCCGAAGCCTCTTCAGACCAGGCATCGCTGCGATCCGAAGCTGTGCGGGACACCGGTGGAACCTATCCGGGCTGGAGGCAAATGCACCAGGAGTGGACCTGCCTCAAAGAGCATCTGTTCAGCGTCCTCAAGCCGCAGACCGACTACAACCTGCTCTCGCCCAGGCAACGCCAGGCCCTGGAGTATCTGGAGCGGGAAGAGGTTCTGCCCGAGGTGGCCATGCACCTCTGGCGGTCCATGAAAAACACTCCAGAAAAATCCATTTTGGAGGAACTGCGCGGCATCGTGGCGGTCAAGCCATGGACCGGGCGCTATTGGCCGGAAAAGTTGCATGCCTTTGCCGGGCCGCACGGCGCCGGCAAGACATCTTCATTGCTGCGCCTGGCCCTGAACCTGCGCCGGGAATACCCCAACCGCCGTATCGCCCTGGCCAACGCGGACCAGCACCACGGCAAAGGTCGTCTGCTGCTCCAGCATTACGCGGAGTTGGGAGAATTCCCTTTCGTGGACCTGCGCACCCCGGACGATTGGCGACAGCTGCTTCACGAACCCCACGACATGGTTTTCATCGACCTCCCCGGACTTCCCACCGGCGAGTATCTGGACACTTGGCTGATTCAAAAGGAGATCCCTTTGCGCAGCAATTGCGCGGTGCACCTGGTCCTCAGCCCCCATTACTCCACCACATCGCTGCAGGGGTTTATTAAAAAATTCCAGGTCCCGGCATTGTCCAGCCTCATCTGGACCAAGCTGGACGAGGCGGAGACCTTCGGCTCCCTGGTGAACATCGGCTACTTCACCCGACTTCCCGTATCAGCCCTCTCCTTTGGCGCATCCCTGAGTTCCAGCCTGGCCGTGGCGGATCACCAGAACCTTTGGAAACTGGTTTTCACCCACCGCATGCCCTCGGCAAACGGAAGCAGCTCGGAAAGGCTTTTGCACTGACGACGAATATCACGTATCCTTGAGGAAACCATGACACGCATGAACGAGAACTCCCCTCTTGTGCTCTCAGTGACGTCCGGCAAAGGCGGCGTGGGCAAGACCAACCTCTCCGTCAATCTGGCCTATACTCTCCAGCGGATGGGGAAACGGGTACTGTTGATGGACGCGGATCTGGGTCTGGCCAACGTGGACATCCTGCTGGGGCTTGCCCCGGAGTACAATATTTTCCATCTTGTCTACGACGAAAAAAAACTGGAGCAGGTTCTGGTCCGGACGGAATACGGCTTTTCCATTCTGCCCGCCGCCTCCGGTGTACCGGAAATGCTCAAGCTCTCCACGGGACAGAAACTGGAGCTGATCGAGGCCTTGGAGCCGTTGGGACAGGAGCTGGACATCCTGATCGTGGACACCGGAGCCGGGATCGGCGACAACGTCATCTACTTCAACCTGGCGGTACAGGAACGCATTCTGGTTTTGACGCCGGAGCCCACGTCCTTGACCGACGCGTACGCAGCGGTCAAGGTGCTGCACAACCAGCACGGCGTTCAGAAATTCCGGGTTGTCGTAAACATGGCCGCG of the Desulfonatronum thioautotrophicum genome contains:
- a CDS encoding MinD/ParA family protein, which codes for MNENSPLVLSVTSGKGGVGKTNLSVNLAYTLQRMGKRVLLMDADLGLANVDILLGLAPEYNIFHLVYDEKKLEQVLVRTEYGFSILPAASGVPEMLKLSTGQKLELIEALEPLGQELDILIVDTGAGIGDNVIYFNLAVQERILVLTPEPTSLTDAYAAVKVLHNQHGVQKFRVVVNMAADPKQAKQTFQRLAAACDKFLDGVSLDLLGSLPHDPAVRKAVARQVPFCHALPSSTAALAMKKIAENILSWPQTAKTDGNIKFFWKKLLFNA